The Mustela erminea isolate mMusErm1 chromosome 6, mMusErm1.Pri, whole genome shotgun sequence genome includes a region encoding these proteins:
- the SLC35E3 gene encoding solute carrier family 35 member E3, with protein sequence MASLADRMRGNGRIAAGLLLNLLVSICIVFLNKWIYVHHGFPNMSLTLVHFVVTWLGLYICQKLDIFAPKSLPPSKLLLLALSFCGFVVFTNLSLQNNTIGTYQLAKAMTTPVIIVIQTLCYKKTFSTKIQLTLIPITLGVILNSYYDVKFNFLGMVFAALGVLVTSLYQVWVGAKQHELQVNSMQLLYYQAPMSSAMLLVAVPFFEPVFGEGGIFGPWSLSALLMVLLSGVIAFMVNLSIYWIIGNTSPVTYNMFGHFKFCITLFGGYVLFKDPLSINQGLGMLCTLFGILAYTHFKLSEQEGSKSKLVQRP encoded by the exons ATGGCATCGCTTGCGGACCGAATGCGAGGCAACGGGCGCATCGCCGCTGGGCTCCTGCTCAACCTCCTGGTGTCCATCTGCATCGTGTTTCTCAACAAATGGATCTATGTGCACCACGGCTTCCCTAACATGAGCCTGACCCTGGTGCACTTCGTGGTCACCTGGCTGGGCTTGTACATCTGCCAGAAGCTGGACATCTTTGCCCCCAAAAGTCTACCGCCTTCCAAACTCCTCCTCCTGGCCCTCAGCTTCTGTGGCTTCGTGGTCTTCACCAACCTCTCTCTGCAGAATAACACCATAGGCACCTATCAGCTGGCCAAGGCCATGACCACGCCGGTCATCATAGTCATCCAGACCCTCTGCTACAAGAAAACCTTCTCTACCAAAATACAGCTCACGCTG ATTCCTATAACCTTAGGTGTAATCCTAAATTCTTATTACGATGTGAAGTTTAATTTCCTTGGAATGGTGTTTGCTGCTCTTGGTGTTTTAGTTACATCCCTTTATCAAGtg TGGGTAGGAGCCAAGCAGCATGAATTGCAAGTGAACTCCATGCAGCTCTTGTATTACCAGGCCCCCATGTCCTCCGCCATGTTGCTGGTCGCCGTGCCCTTCTTCGAGCCAGTGTTCGGAGAAGGAGGAATATTTGGCCCCTGGTCACTGTCTGCATTG CTTATGGTGCTGCTTTCTGGAGTAATAGCTTTCATGGTGAACTTATCGATATATTGGATCATTGGGAACACGTCACCAGTCAC CTATAACATGTTTGGACACTTCAAGTTCTGCATTACTTTATTTGGAGGCTATGTTTTATTTAAGGATCCATTGTCAATTAATCAGGGTCTCGGCATGTTATGCACATTATTCGGCATTCTCGCCTATACCCATTTTAAACTCAGTGAACAGGAAGGAAGTAAGAGTAAACTGGTACAGCGTCCATAA